The genome window CTCTCATATATTTTTTTTATAAGCAGTAACTTAATAATATATATTTTTTTGATCTCATCTATATTTTAGATAAAATAAATCCTCTATTAAAAGAATTTAAATATATTCTTTATTTAATTTAAAAAATTTCTATTTTTAATAAATTAATACTTTACGAAAATTACTTAATCCTGTACGATCTCACTGGTGAGAGAGTTTTAATTTTTTTAGAAATTCATCCTATAGGTTTTGTTATTTTCTTTCTTTGTGTTTTAAGAAAGATGATTTTAATTTTTATTAAGTATTTATGCATTATTAAATGCTTTTTGTAATTTTTTTGGTAACTAATAATATTTAAATGCAATAAAATCTCTTTAATTCTTAAAGAATATGTATTTATTCTCAGTAAAATATAAAATTTTAGTTAAATTATAATTTATTCTTAATAGAAATTAATTATTTATCATAAATATTAATTGAAAATTTAAAATATACTTAGTAAAAAATGGTTAAATATTATTTACAATTTTAATTTATTATTAATCTAATTTTTAAAATTAGAATATTTTGTGAGGAAATTTTATGGATATTATAAAAAAATTGATAAATGATCATCATAATGCATTGGCTCTTATTGAAAAATTAGAAAAACGTACTCAGAAAAATGATGATAAAACACAGGAACTTGTCCAAAAGTTATATGATGAAATATCATTGCATGCTAAATCTGAAGAAAAAGCACTTTATAAAATGTGTGAGAAGAAAAATATTAAACTTAGAGATATTGTTTTAGAAGGTAAAATTGAACATTCTCTAATTACTAGGCTTTTGGAAAAATTAATTTCTACTACGCCTGGAGAAGATGGGAAATTTAAAGCTATTCTTTTTGTCTTAAAAGAACTCTTAGAGCACCATGCTCTTTGTGATGAAGAAGAAGAATTATTTCCACAAATTAAAAAATATTTTACGGAGAGGGAACTTATTGAAATGGGCAAGTTTTTTGATGACTATAAAGAAGAATTAACTGTACAATAATTTAAACTAGTAGTCTTTTGTAAATAATCTAGAAGTTTTAACTTTTTCTTTCTAGGAATGAATCGATAAACGATAAAATGCTTAGAATGAGAAATATGATAAATATAATTTTTGCTGTAAAAGCGGATATGTTTGCTAATAAATAAAATCCACAGAAAGCAGAAACTAAAGCAATACCCAAAAAAAACAATGCCCAACGTAACATATTTTATTCCTTTAAAATTTTTAAACCATATGAAGATATTATTTATTCTTATTTTACAACGTTAATTATTAAAAAATATTAATTTATCTACTTAAATCCTTGCTTCGAAAAATGAATTTTATTT of Pigmentibacter sp. JX0631 contains these proteins:
- a CDS encoding DUF1328 family protein; translation: MLRWALFFLGIALVSAFCGFYLLANISAFTAKIIFIIFLILSILSFIDSFLERKS
- a CDS encoding hemerythrin domain-containing protein: MDIIKKLINDHHNALALIEKLEKRTQKNDDKTQELVQKLYDEISLHAKSEEKALYKMCEKKNIKLRDIVLEGKIEHSLITRLLEKLISTTPGEDGKFKAILFVLKELLEHHALCDEEEELFPQIKKYFTERELIEMGKFFDDYKEELTVQ